A section of the Microcoleus sp. FACHB-831 genome encodes:
- a CDS encoding efflux RND transporter permease subunit, translating to MLSAFIKWSIAQRWLVILAAILVTVWIFRVASQMPLDVFPPFAPPQVEIQTEASGLAPEEVESLVTLPIESAINGTPGVTTVRSASAVGLSVVKVIFNWETDIYQARQLVTERLQQAQEKLPEGVDSPQISPISSPIGTVLQYAFTSETTSLMEVRRIVDWQVTNRVLAVPGVSQAIAYGGDVRQYQVLVDPAKLKAFDVSLQDVTEAAEKANVNAPGGFLINPDQELLIRGVGRVTSIEDLQQSVITSRNGTPIKLGDIADVKIGAALKRGDASLNGKQAIVLMLNKQPLADTPTVTRAIEAAMQEVKLGLPKDVKVQVTFRQEDFIDASIENVREALVEGSIIVAIILIPFLMDWRTLVVSLTALPLSLLLGLLALNWLGQGLNTMTLGGLAVAIGSAVDDAIVDAENVYRSLRENKVSGNPKPALEVVFEGCQEVRDSLFGATLITVVVFSPIFALAGVEGRIFTPMGVAYLVAVLASSVTALTVTPALCAILLPHGRLPEKEPFVARFFKGLYRPFLIFSMRGSKLIVLIAAASLVAAIVILPSLGRVFLPEFQERSLVNTLTLYPGVSLEATNRAGFAMQDALKDDPRFDFIQLRSGRAPGDADAAGVNLAHLDVELSEKGIKDRSGSIEKLREEFAKLPGVAPNIGGFISHRMDEVLSGVRSAIAVKIFGPDLEQLRTIGRQVEDIMKTVGGVVDLQLEPQLPIKQIQIKFDRQQAARYGLTVDSLAETIEIALNGRVVSQVLEQQQTFDLVVWLQEDARRNLDTISNLLVDTPTNQKIPLAQVAKIDYGTGPNTINRENVSRLIVVSSNANGRDLRSVVDEISAKVKQQVQLPPGYFIQYGGQFESEQRATQNIIIFTAISFVVITVLMYFSVKSIASTAMIMVNLPLSLVGGVIAVALTGGIISVASLVGFITLFGVATRNGLLLVDNYNTKFAAGMPFQEVIIQGSMERLNAILMTAFTSALGLAPLVIGGGAGKEILQPLAVVVLGGLFTSTGLTLLVLPALYAQFGKILIPKNTTHESRVDNAYQTP from the coding sequence ATGCTCAGTGCCTTCATCAAGTGGTCAATTGCACAACGCTGGCTAGTTATTCTAGCTGCAATTCTGGTTACGGTTTGGATATTTCGGGTGGCGTCGCAAATGCCGCTGGATGTATTTCCCCCGTTTGCGCCACCCCAAGTAGAAATTCAAACTGAAGCATCAGGATTAGCGCCAGAGGAAGTAGAATCTCTAGTCACTTTACCTATTGAAAGTGCAATTAATGGCACTCCTGGTGTTACAACAGTACGCTCGGCATCCGCAGTAGGATTATCAGTTGTCAAAGTTATCTTTAACTGGGAAACTGATATTTATCAAGCACGACAATTGGTGACAGAAAGATTGCAGCAAGCGCAAGAGAAGCTGCCTGAGGGTGTAGATTCGCCGCAAATTTCTCCCATCAGTTCACCTATTGGGACTGTATTGCAATATGCTTTTACATCGGAAACAACTTCTTTAATGGAAGTGCGGCGGATTGTGGATTGGCAAGTAACAAATCGTGTTTTGGCTGTTCCTGGAGTGTCCCAGGCGATCGCGTATGGCGGGGATGTCCGCCAATATCAAGTATTAGTCGATCCAGCCAAGTTGAAAGCTTTTGATGTATCTTTGCAGGATGTTACTGAAGCTGCCGAGAAAGCCAATGTCAACGCTCCTGGTGGATTTTTGATTAATCCAGACCAAGAGTTATTAATTCGAGGAGTTGGGCGGGTTACATCGATTGAAGACTTGCAGCAATCGGTAATTACTTCTCGCAACGGTACGCCTATAAAACTAGGTGATATTGCTGATGTCAAAATTGGTGCTGCGCTCAAGCGCGGTGATGCCAGTTTGAATGGTAAACAAGCAATTGTTTTAATGCTAAATAAACAGCCTCTTGCCGATACTCCAACTGTCACCCGTGCCATTGAAGCGGCAATGCAAGAGGTTAAACTTGGCTTGCCAAAAGATGTAAAAGTACAGGTTACTTTCCGCCAGGAAGATTTTATCGATGCTTCGATTGAAAATGTTAGAGAAGCGCTAGTAGAAGGCAGCATTATTGTTGCCATAATACTTATTCCGTTTTTGATGGACTGGCGCACCCTTGTAGTTAGTCTCACGGCACTTCCCCTATCTTTGCTGTTAGGATTGCTGGCGCTAAATTGGCTGGGACAGGGACTAAATACTATGACTTTGGGAGGTTTAGCAGTAGCAATTGGTTCAGCGGTCGATGATGCTATTGTTGATGCCGAAAATGTCTATCGTTCCCTGCGGGAAAATAAAGTTTCTGGCAACCCAAAGCCAGCGTTAGAAGTTGTCTTTGAAGGCTGTCAGGAGGTGCGCGATTCTCTGTTTGGAGCTACTTTAATTACAGTTGTAGTCTTCTCGCCAATTTTTGCTCTAGCTGGTGTGGAAGGTAGAATTTTTACACCGATGGGCGTTGCTTATTTAGTAGCAGTTTTGGCTTCTAGCGTCACAGCACTGACAGTAACTCCGGCTTTGTGTGCTATTTTATTGCCTCACGGTCGGTTGCCAGAAAAAGAACCTTTTGTAGCGAGATTTTTTAAGGGGCTTTATCGGCCATTTTTAATATTTTCGATGCGTGGTTCTAAGCTGATTGTGCTGATAGCTGCTGCGAGTTTAGTAGCGGCAATTGTGATTTTACCTTCGTTGGGAAGAGTTTTTCTCCCGGAGTTTCAAGAGCGATCGCTCGTCAATACTCTAACTCTCTATCCTGGTGTATCTCTAGAAGCTACTAATCGCGCTGGTTTTGCTATGCAAGATGCGCTTAAAGATGACCCCCGATTTGATTTTATCCAGTTACGATCGGGACGCGCCCCTGGCGATGCTGATGCGGCGGGTGTCAACTTGGCACACTTAGATGTAGAACTAAGTGAAAAAGGGATAAAAGACCGTTCTGGAAGTATTGAAAAACTGCGAGAGGAATTTGCAAAATTACCAGGAGTTGCGCCTAATATTGGGGGATTTATTTCTCACAGAATGGATGAAGTTTTGTCGGGAGTGAGAAGCGCGATCGCTGTCAAAATATTCGGCCCTGATTTAGAACAACTCCGCACTATTGGCAGACAAGTCGAAGACATTATGAAAACTGTTGGAGGTGTCGTAGATTTACAACTAGAACCACAACTGCCAATCAAACAAATACAAATTAAATTCGACCGCCAACAAGCTGCTCGTTATGGCTTAACTGTAGACTCACTTGCCGAAACAATTGAAATTGCTTTAAATGGACGAGTGGTATCTCAAGTATTGGAACAACAACAAACATTCGATCTAGTTGTGTGGTTACAAGAAGATGCCCGCCGCAACTTAGATACTATCAGCAATTTATTAGTCGATACTCCAACTAATCAAAAGATTCCCTTAGCTCAAGTTGCTAAAATCGACTATGGTACGGGGCCAAATACCATCAACCGCGAGAATGTTTCCCGCTTGATAGTTGTTTCCTCGAATGCTAACGGACGAGATTTGCGCTCCGTAGTTGATGAAATTAGCGCAAAAGTTAAGCAACAGGTGCAATTACCCCCTGGTTACTTTATCCAATACGGCGGGCAATTTGAATCGGAACAACGAGCCACTCAGAACATCATAATATTCACTGCTATATCATTTGTTGTTATTACGGTTTTGATGTATTTTTCTGTAAAATCTATCGCCTCAACCGCGATGATTATGGTTAATTTGCCCTTGTCGTTGGTAGGAGGAGTGATAGCAGTTGCTCTTACTGGCGGCATTATTTCGGTCGCTTCTCTGGTTGGCTTTATTACTTTATTTGGAGTAGCTACTCGCAACGGTTTGTTATTGGTTGACAATTACAATACTAAATTTGCGGCTGGAATGCCTTTCCAAGAAGTGATAATTCAAGGATCTATGGAACGACTTAACGCAATTTTGATGACAGCTTTCACCTCGGCTTTGGGTTTAGCACCACTGGTTATAGGAGGTGGAGCGGGTAAGGAAATTCTACAACCCTTGGCAGTTGTAGTGTTAGGAGGATTATTTACTTCTACGGGGCTAACGCTGTTAGTTCTTCCGGCTTTATATGCTCAGTTTGGGAAGATTTTGATCCCTAAAAATACTACCCATGAAAGTAGGGTGGACAATGCCTACCAAACTCCCTAA
- a CDS encoding efflux RND transporter periplasmic adaptor subunit, producing the protein MRSHHLAHTYIHSLSSGILSLVLITAPTVVLAHAGHGDEFHGASEATQAPGAIQVDAETAKRLGIKVEPVTQKQLAVGIKTTGQIETLPNQKVEVTAPINGTVVELLVKPGEVVAKGKTVAVLSSAELAQLRVESAQKRAEAEADLQKAEADLKLAQQNYDKYSQIAAAEIAQAKIQLTAARAQYERDKSLVERKEILKIAKENYQRQLKISEADIAQAKTELAVAQEQYDRDKDLADKGAIPRRQMLESQAHLAQAKSELAKANSRRNVLDAETEVRRAEVDLPLREMRESEGKVAEVQAQVTKANSRREVVEAEAELKRAQSAVDVAKSRIRLSSTGYETRLQQLGSVANSKGLVTVVAPISGTVADREVTPGQSVEAATKPLMTILNDSKVFATANIYEKDLDKVKKGQQVRVKVASLPNRTFEGKITLIGSVVEGETRVVPVKAELDNSVGVLKPGMFAELEVVTDKTATPVVAIPTSAVVEANGKQVVYVQNGTAFESVDVKLGQIAGDVVEIKSGLFDGDKVVTQGAIQLYAQSLRGDSKAKETKTEKPDSSIQNPQSKIQNFIPLWWMLPAGGAIASGAFWLGRRSKKVTYQPSTPSLVDFSIPLIQDKQESNSHQPTPKV; encoded by the coding sequence ATGCGATCGCACCACCTAGCCCACACTTATATTCATAGCTTATCTAGTGGAATACTCAGTTTAGTATTAATAACTGCTCCGACAGTTGTTTTAGCACACGCTGGACATGGAGATGAATTTCACGGAGCAAGCGAAGCAACTCAGGCTCCCGGTGCTATTCAAGTTGATGCAGAAACAGCAAAAAGGTTAGGAATTAAAGTTGAACCTGTCACCCAAAAGCAGCTAGCAGTTGGTATTAAAACTACAGGACAAATTGAAACTTTGCCCAACCAAAAAGTAGAGGTGACTGCTCCCATCAACGGCACCGTAGTCGAATTATTGGTGAAACCGGGTGAAGTGGTAGCCAAGGGTAAAACAGTAGCCGTTTTATCAAGTGCGGAACTAGCACAATTGCGCGTAGAATCAGCGCAAAAACGGGCTGAAGCTGAGGCAGATTTGCAAAAAGCTGAAGCTGATTTAAAGTTAGCACAACAAAACTATGATAAATATTCGCAGATAGCCGCCGCTGAGATAGCACAAGCCAAAATTCAACTAACAGCAGCAAGGGCACAGTATGAACGAGACAAATCTTTAGTAGAACGTAAAGAAATCTTAAAAATTGCCAAAGAAAACTATCAGCGGCAGCTAAAAATATCGGAAGCAGATATAGCGCAAGCCAAAACGGAACTGGCAGTCGCGCAGGAACAGTATGACCGAGATAAGGACTTGGCGGATAAGGGAGCTATTCCACGACGGCAGATGTTGGAATCGCAAGCTCATTTAGCACAAGCAAAATCCGAATTAGCCAAGGCAAACAGCCGCCGCAATGTTCTCGATGCGGAAACAGAAGTCAGACGCGCCGAGGTAGATTTGCCACTAAGAGAAATGCGGGAATCGGAAGGTAAAGTTGCAGAAGTACAGGCGCAAGTTACTAAGGCAAACAGCCGCCGGGAAGTTGTCGAAGCTGAAGCTGAACTCAAACGCGCTCAATCAGCGGTTGATGTTGCAAAATCGCGCATTCGGTTGAGTAGTACTGGTTATGAAACTCGACTGCAACAGTTAGGAAGTGTTGCGAATTCTAAGGGTCTTGTTACTGTTGTTGCTCCTATTTCGGGGACGGTTGCAGATAGAGAAGTTACGCCGGGTCAATCGGTTGAAGCAGCTACTAAACCGTTGATGACTATTTTGAATGATAGTAAGGTTTTTGCAACGGCTAATATTTATGAAAAAGACTTGGACAAGGTGAAAAAGGGCCAGCAAGTTCGAGTTAAAGTTGCGAGTTTACCCAACCGCACTTTTGAGGGAAAGATTACTTTAATTGGGTCGGTAGTGGAAGGGGAAACGCGGGTTGTGCCAGTAAAGGCAGAATTAGATAACTCTGTCGGTGTGTTAAAGCCGGGGATGTTTGCTGAATTGGAGGTAGTGACCGATAAAACAGCGACACCTGTTGTGGCAATTCCTACTTCAGCGGTGGTGGAAGCAAATGGTAAGCAAGTTGTTTATGTTCAAAATGGTACAGCTTTCGAGTCTGTTGATGTGAAATTAGGCCAAATAGCTGGAGATGTTGTTGAAATTAAAAGTGGTTTATTTGATGGGGATAAAGTAGTCACCCAAGGAGCAATTCAACTTTATGCTCAATCTTTACGCGGTGATAGCAAAGCTAAAGAAACCAAAACAGAAAAGCCAGATTCTTCAATTCAAAATCCACAATCTAAAATTCAAAATTTTATTCCTTTGTGGTGGATGTTGCCCGCAGGGGGAGCGATCGCATCTGGTGCTTTTTGGTTAGGTCGTCGCTCAAAAAAAGTAACCTATCAGCCATCAACACCCAGCTTAGTTGATTTTTCAATTCCTCTAATTCAGGACAAACAAGAGTCTAATTCTCATCAACCAACGCCAAAGGTTTAA
- the nth gene encoding endonuclease III — MNDQQRALEILQRLKPLYSDSPCPLNYETPVQLLLAVIMAAQCTDERVNQVTAELYSKFPDAAAIASADPAELETILRPLSFFRNKTKNIQATSKMLVEQFDGLVPQDINQLVKLPGVARKTATMVLHYAYGIDAGITVDTHVKRLSSRMGFTQQTDLDKIEKDLMPLLPQSEWGNCFVFLTYHGRNVCNAKKPGCSTCTVADLCPAAVK; from the coding sequence ATGAACGACCAACAACGTGCCTTAGAAATCCTCCAGCGCCTCAAACCGCTCTATTCAGATTCCCCGTGTCCCCTCAACTACGAAACCCCCGTGCAACTCTTGCTAGCCGTTATCATGGCGGCTCAATGTACAGATGAGCGCGTAAATCAAGTTACAGCAGAACTTTATAGCAAATTTCCAGATGCAGCCGCGATCGCCAGCGCTGACCCAGCCGAGTTAGAAACCATCTTGCGCCCGCTAAGTTTTTTTCGCAACAAGACAAAAAACATCCAAGCCACCAGTAAAATGCTGGTAGAGCAGTTTGACGGCCTGGTACCGCAAGATATAAACCAGTTAGTCAAGCTACCAGGGGTTGCCCGCAAGACAGCGACAATGGTGCTGCATTACGCTTATGGCATTGATGCCGGGATTACCGTAGATACCCATGTCAAGCGCCTAAGTTCCCGGATGGGATTTACCCAACAAACAGACCTCGACAAAATTGAAAAAGACCTGATGCCCCTATTACCGCAGTCAGAATGGGGAAATTGTTTCGTTTTCTTGACATATCACGGGCGGAATGTTTGCAATGCTAAAAAACCTGGATGCAGCACTTGTACCGTGGCAGACTTGTGCCCCGCTGCCGTCAAATAG